In Luteipulveratus mongoliensis, the DNA window GTCGCCAGAAGCTGGAGGTGCAGGGTGGTTGACCTTCTGACGCGGGAAGCGGGCGGCACAACGCGGGGGCGGCTCGCGCCGTACACCGCCGTCCTGGCCTCACGAATGCGCGCGCAGCGCAGCTATCGCGCCAACTTCCGGATCGACCTGGGCAGCTCGATCCTGATCGGGTTCATCGAGCTGGCCGAGGTCTGGGTGCTGTTCCACAACGTGCACAGCCTCGGTGGAGTGACCTTCATCCAGGTGTTGCTGGTCTTCGGGATCGCCGACTTCTGCTTCTCGTTGGCCGATCTGGCGTTCGGACACTGCGACAACCTGCCGACCTACTTGCGCGCCGGCACGCTGGACGTGTTCTACCTGCGACCACAGCCGCTGCTGCTGCAGCTGATCGCGAGCGACATCAGTCTCAAGCGCCTCACCCGGGCCGCGGTCGGACTCACCTGCATCGTCATCGCGTTGATCGCCAACGACATCGACTGGAGCGTGGCCAAGGTCGGGCTGCTCGCACTGTCCGTGGTGAGCGGAATCGGTGTGTGCTCAGCGATGTTCGTGTGGGCGGCCGGGTTGCAGTTCTTCCTGATCAATGGCGCCGAGATGACCAACGCGTTCGTCTACGGCGGCCGCTACGCCGCGACCCAGCCGGCCGCGGTCTGGACTCGCCCGCTCAAGGTGGTCTTCGGGTTCTTCTTCCCGATGGCATTCATCGCGTACCTGCCCGTCCTGCAGCTGCTTGACCTGCCCGGTCCCGAGTGGTTGCCGTCCTGGCTCGGCTGGTGCACACCGGTCGCAGCGATCTGGTCCTGGGCGATGGCCCTGATCTTCTGGCGCTGGGGAGTGCGCCACTACCGAGGAGGTGGAGGATGACCGCAATCATCGAAACACGTGGGCTGACAAGGGAGTTCAGCATCCGCAGCGGGCTCACCCGCAAGAAGCTCACGGCCGTCGACGACCTGACCTTCAGCATCGACGCCGGCGAGGCCGTGGGCTACATCGGGGCCAATGGTGCCGGCAAGTCGACCACCATCAAGATGCTCACCGGCATCCTCGTCCCGACAGCCGGCGAGGTGAAGACGTGTGGACTGCACCCGGTCGATGAGCGCCGCCGGCTCGCCCGTCACGTCGGTGTGGTGTTCGGGCAGCGGTCGCAGCTGTGGTGGGACCTTCCGGTGGCGGAGTCGTTCACCATCCTCGCCGCCATCCACCGCCTCTCACCGGAGCGGGAGCGGGAGCGCACCAGCGAGCTGATCGAGCAGCTCGAGATGGGCGAGTACCTCGAGACGCCCGTCCGTCAGCTCTCGCTCGGCCAGCGGATGCGCGCCGAGCTCGCCGCGGCGCTCCTGCACTCTCCGCAGCTGGTGATCCTGGACGAGCCGACCATCGGTCTGGACGTGCTGTCCAAGCAACGGCTGCGCGAGTTCCTGGTCCAGGAGCGGCGTACGCACGGCACGACCCTCCTGCTCACCACGCACGACATGGGCGATATCGAGCGGCTGTGCGACCGGGTCCTCGTCGTCGATCACGGGTCTCTCGCGTACGACGGCACGCTCGTCGGTCTGTCGCGCACCGTGGGTGCGCAGCGGGTCATGGTCGTGGACCTGGCCG includes these proteins:
- a CDS encoding ABC transporter permease, coding for MVDLLTREAGGTTRGRLAPYTAVLASRMRAQRSYRANFRIDLGSSILIGFIELAEVWVLFHNVHSLGGVTFIQVLLVFGIADFCFSLADLAFGHCDNLPTYLRAGTLDVFYLRPQPLLLQLIASDISLKRLTRAAVGLTCIVIALIANDIDWSVAKVGLLALSVVSGIGVCSAMFVWAAGLQFFLINGAEMTNAFVYGGRYAATQPAAVWTRPLKVVFGFFFPMAFIAYLPVLQLLDLPGPEWLPSWLGWCTPVAAIWSWAMALIFWRWGVRHYRGGGG
- a CDS encoding ABC transporter ATP-binding protein, whose amino-acid sequence is MTAIIETRGLTREFSIRSGLTRKKLTAVDDLTFSIDAGEAVGYIGANGAGKSTTIKMLTGILVPTAGEVKTCGLHPVDERRRLARHVGVVFGQRSQLWWDLPVAESFTILAAIHRLSPERERERTSELIEQLEMGEYLETPVRQLSLGQRMRAELAAALLHSPQLVILDEPTIGLDVLSKQRLREFLVQERRTHGTTLLLTTHDMGDIERLCDRVLVVDHGSLAYDGTLVGLSRTVGAQRVMVVDLAEATADLVDVPDTQHLGSESRGLQQRLAFDAEQTTAAKVLAAVSERVEVLDLSIEEPDIEDVVRRVYAASR